One window of the Sulfitobacter alexandrii genome contains the following:
- a CDS encoding alpha/beta fold hydrolase produces the protein MSILKGFDTHVTQANGQRVAYARGGDGPPVLLLHGFPQTHAMWHAVGPVLAQRYTVIAPDLRGYGDSAKPEGTAAYSFHEMAADPLALMRDLGFERFHLVGHDRGGRTAHRMALDAPEAVRSLTVMDIVPTHLILSELTRHVARDYYHWFFLAQPAPLPENMIGFDPDAYFETALTGWGASTVSDFDADALAAYRAAWRDPQTIRGMCADYRATLDVDVDLDAADLGRRLSCPALVMWGKDGVMGRRYDVPATWADRLENMRAREMPGGHFFVDEHPAETGAALLDFLSSLDG, from the coding sequence ATGAGCATTCTCAAGGGGTTCGACACCCATGTCACGCAGGCCAACGGCCAGCGGGTCGCCTATGCGCGCGGCGGCGATGGCCCGCCCGTCCTGCTGTTGCACGGCTTTCCGCAGACCCACGCCATGTGGCACGCGGTCGGCCCGGTGCTGGCGCAGCGGTACACGGTGATCGCGCCCGATCTGAGGGGCTACGGCGACAGCGCCAAGCCCGAAGGCACCGCGGCCTATAGCTTCCACGAAATGGCCGCTGATCCGCTGGCGCTGATGCGTGACCTCGGGTTCGAGCGGTTTCACCTCGTGGGGCATGACCGGGGTGGCCGTACGGCGCACCGCATGGCGCTGGACGCGCCCGAAGCGGTGCGGAGCCTGACGGTGATGGACATCGTGCCCACGCACCTGATCCTGAGCGAACTTACCCGCCATGTCGCGCGGGACTATTACCACTGGTTCTTCCTGGCCCAGCCCGCGCCCCTGCCCGAAAACATGATCGGATTCGATCCCGACGCCTACTTTGAAACGGCGCTGACAGGCTGGGGCGCATCCACGGTGTCCGATTTCGACGCCGACGCGCTGGCCGCCTACCGGGCCGCGTGGCGCGACCCGCAGACCATACGCGGGATGTGCGCCGACTACCGCGCCACGCTGGATGTGGATGTGGACCTCGATGCCGCCGACCTCGGCAGGCGGCTGTCCTGCCCCGCGCTGGTGATGTGGGGCAAGGACGGCGTGATGGGGCGCCGCTACGACGTGCCCGCGACCTGGGCCGACCGGCTCGAGAACATGCGCGCGAGGGAAATGCCGGGCGGGCATTTCTTCGTCGACGAACATCCGGCCGAAACCGGCGCGGCGCTGCTCGACTTCCTGTCGTCGCTCGATGGGTGA
- a CDS encoding pirin family protein: MSWNPALDPDCPIGDAVDAIDTVIVPRARDLGGFEVRRALPAPKRQMVGPFIFFDQMGPAEFLTGKGIDVRPHPHIGLATVTYLYKGKIHHRDSLGTDQWIEPGAVNWMVAGHGITHSERTDGDVIKSPHSLFGLQTWVALPQKHEDEAADFQHAAKEDLPLLEGEGKQVRLILGDAYGETAPVRVFSETFYADALLEAGASIPLPDNHEDRGLYVVSGSVTVSGQDFEAGRMLVFRPGDRISARAGEEGARIMLLGGATMDGPRHIWWNFVASSKDRIDAAKEAWRAGDWAHGRFKLPPNDDAEFIPAPAR, from the coding sequence ATGAGCTGGAACCCCGCCCTCGACCCCGATTGCCCCATTGGCGATGCCGTGGATGCCATCGACACCGTGATCGTCCCCCGTGCCCGTGACCTTGGCGGATTCGAGGTGCGCCGCGCGCTGCCCGCGCCGAAACGGCAGATGGTCGGGCCCTTCATCTTCTTCGACCAGATGGGGCCGGCGGAGTTCCTGACCGGCAAGGGCATCGACGTGCGGCCGCACCCGCATATCGGGCTGGCCACGGTGACCTATCTCTACAAGGGCAAGATCCACCACCGCGATTCGCTGGGCACCGATCAGTGGATCGAACCGGGCGCGGTCAACTGGATGGTGGCGGGGCATGGAATCACCCATTCCGAGCGCACGGATGGCGACGTCATCAAGTCGCCGCACAGCCTGTTCGGCCTTCAGACATGGGTTGCCCTGCCGCAGAAGCACGAAGACGAGGCGGCGGATTTCCAGCACGCGGCCAAGGAAGATCTGCCGCTGCTGGAGGGCGAGGGCAAACAGGTCCGGCTGATCCTCGGGGATGCCTACGGCGAGACCGCACCGGTCAGGGTCTTTTCCGAGACCTTCTACGCCGATGCACTGCTCGAGGCCGGTGCGTCGATCCCGCTGCCCGACAATCACGAGGACAGGGGGCTTTACGTGGTCTCCGGCAGCGTGACGGTCAGCGGGCAGGACTTCGAGGCGGGCCGCATGCTGGTGTTCCGTCCGGGCGACCGGATCAGCGCCCGTGCCGGAGAGGAGGGCGCGCGCATCATGCTGCTGGGAGGGGCGACAATGGACGGACCGCGCCATATCTGGTGGAATTTCGTCGCGTCGTCGAAGGACCGCATCGATGCGGCAAAGGAAGCGTGGCGGGCCGGCGACTGGGCGCATGGCCGGTTCAAGCTGCCGCCGAACGACGATGCCGAATTCATACCCGCGCCCGCCCGCTGA
- a CDS encoding VIT1/CCC1 transporter family protein, with the protein MSYSAHPEAHLVHRIGWLRAAVLGANDGLVSTASLVVGVAAAGSGRPEVLIAGLAGLVAGAMSMAAGEYVSVSSQSDTENADIAREKAELEAAPEAELEELTQIYVLRGLDPELARQVATQLTRHDALGAHLRDELGIVDTAAARPVQAAMVSAVTFAAGAVVPLIVAALSGQAHIALAVALTTLVALAVLGGLGAIVGGAGVLRGAARVMFWGALAMGATAGVGAFFGVSLG; encoded by the coding sequence ATGAGTTACTCAGCACATCCCGAAGCCCATCTCGTCCATCGCATCGGATGGCTGCGCGCCGCCGTTCTCGGCGCGAACGACGGTCTCGTATCCACCGCCAGCCTCGTTGTCGGGGTCGCGGCGGCGGGATCGGGCCGGCCCGAGGTTTTGATCGCGGGACTCGCCGGGCTGGTCGCCGGGGCCATGTCGATGGCGGCAGGAGAATACGTGTCCGTCAGCTCGCAGTCGGACACGGAAAATGCCGACATCGCCCGCGAGAAGGCGGAACTGGAAGCCGCGCCCGAAGCGGAACTGGAAGAACTGACGCAGATCTACGTGCTGCGCGGTCTCGATCCCGAACTGGCGCGGCAGGTCGCGACCCAGTTGACGCGGCACGATGCGCTGGGGGCGCACCTGCGGGATGAACTGGGGATCGTCGATACCGCCGCCGCCCGGCCGGTGCAGGCGGCCATGGTGTCCGCCGTGACCTTTGCCGCCGGGGCGGTGGTGCCCCTGATCGTCGCCGCGCTGAGCGGGCAGGCCCATATCGCGCTGGCCGTCGCCCTGACGACGCTGGTCGCGCTGGCTGTGCTGGGCGGCCTCGGGGCGATCGTCGGTGGGGCGGGGGTGTTGCGCGGCGCGGCGCGTGTCATGTTCTGGGGCGCGCTGGCCATGGGGGCGACCGCCGGCGTCGGGGCGTTTTTCGGCGTGTCGCTGGGCTGA
- the ureG gene encoding urease accessory protein UreG — translation MTPMNGPLRIGIGGPVGAGKTTLTAALARALHPALSIGVITNDIYTQEDAEALMRMQILPQDRVIGVETGGCPHTAIREDASINLAAIAQMRARHRDLDLVLIESGGDNLSATFSPELADVTIYVIDVAAGEEIPRKGGPAITKSDLLVINKTDLAPHVGASLEVMARDAARMRGDRPFLFCALRHGEGIDAVVRQVMSIGGVQMPADAGAVV, via the coding sequence ATGACCCCCATGAACGGCCCCTTGCGCATCGGGATCGGCGGACCCGTCGGCGCGGGCAAGACGACCCTGACCGCCGCGCTGGCACGCGCCCTTCATCCCGCGCTCTCGATCGGTGTCATCACCAACGACATTTACACGCAGGAAGACGCCGAGGCGCTGATGCGCATGCAGATCCTGCCGCAGGACCGGGTGATCGGGGTGGAAACCGGGGGCTGCCCGCACACGGCAATCCGCGAGGACGCGTCGATCAACCTCGCCGCCATCGCCCAGATGCGCGCGCGGCATCGCGACCTCGACCTTGTGCTGATCGAAAGTGGCGGCGACAACCTGTCCGCGACCTTCAGCCCGGAGCTGGCGGATGTGACGATCTACGTGATCGACGTGGCGGCGGGCGAGGAGATCCCGCGCAAGGGCGGCCCGGCGATCACCAAGTCGGACTTGCTGGTCATCAACAAGACCGACCTTGCCCCCCACGTCGGTGCCTCGCTGGAAGTGATGGCACGGGACGCGGCGCGGATGCGCGGTGACCGGCCCTTCCTGTTCTGCGCCCTGCGCCATGGCGAGGGGATCGACGCCGTGGTGAGACAGGTGATGTCGATCGGAGGCGTGCAGATGCCGGCGGACGCGGGCGCGGTGGTCTAG
- a CDS encoding urease accessory protein UreF, whose product MRTDSDLLILAQWFSPSYPLGSFAYSHGLETAIAAGRIDDADSLLAWLQDVLAHGTGLNDCILIRAAHACDDAAAAIGVDARARAFASSAERLAETLVQGGAFARTTAAIWGGTLPELTHPVAVGYAAGRMSLPLELTAQMYLQAFAGNLVSAAVRLVPLGQTEGQACLAALGPLVAQVVEKSRDMDLDDLASSAFLSDVAAMRHETLEHRIFRS is encoded by the coding sequence ATGCGCACTGACAGCGATCTTCTGATCCTCGCGCAATGGTTTTCGCCCAGCTATCCGCTGGGTTCATTCGCTTATTCGCACGGGTTGGAGACGGCCATCGCGGCGGGTCGCATCGATGATGCCGACAGCCTGCTCGCGTGGTTGCAGGACGTGCTGGCACATGGCACCGGCCTGAACGACTGCATCCTGATCCGCGCGGCCCACGCCTGCGATGACGCGGCCGCAGCGATCGGGGTGGATGCCCGCGCCCGCGCCTTTGCCAGCAGTGCCGAACGTCTGGCAGAAACCCTCGTGCAGGGGGGGGCCTTTGCCCGGACCACCGCCGCCATCTGGGGCGGCACGCTGCCGGAGCTCACCCATCCCGTCGCGGTGGGCTATGCCGCCGGACGGATGTCGCTGCCGCTGGAACTGACGGCACAGATGTATCTGCAGGCGTTTGCCGGCAATCTGGTTTCGGCGGCGGTGCGGTTGGTTCCGCTGGGTCAGACCGAGGGACAGGCCTGCCTTGCGGCCCTCGGCCCGCTGGTGGCGCAGGTCGTGGAGAAGAGCCGGGACATGGACCTCGACGATCTGGCCAGCAGCGCCTTTCTGTCGGACGTTGCCGCGATGCGACACGAAACACTCGAACACAGGATATTCAGATCATGA
- a CDS encoding urease accessory protein UreE, which produces MTQETRSLPVARELLKAGTWTGAAERCVLDYDGRFLRRKRLLTEDGQPFLVDLAQTTSLDHGDALLLDDGRRVEIRAAAETLLRVTGPSLARLAWHIGNRHTPCQIAEDHLLIQNDPVIGHMLEHVGATLTEVTAPFTPEGGAYGHGRTHSHEHGHTAHAH; this is translated from the coding sequence ATGACCCAAGAGACCCGGAGCCTGCCTGTCGCGCGGGAGCTGTTGAAGGCCGGCACCTGGACCGGCGCGGCCGAGCGCTGCGTGCTGGACTACGACGGCCGTTTCCTGCGGCGCAAGCGGCTGCTGACCGAAGATGGGCAGCCGTTCCTGGTGGACCTGGCGCAGACCACCTCGCTCGATCACGGGGATGCCCTGCTGCTGGATGACGGCAGGCGGGTGGAGATCCGCGCGGCGGCGGAAACGCTGTTGCGGGTGACCGGGCCGAGCCTTGCCCGGCTGGCGTGGCACATCGGCAACCGGCACACGCCCTGCCAGATCGCGGAGGACCATCTGCTGATCCAGAACGATCCGGTGATCGGTCACATGCTGGAACATGTGGGCGCGACGCTGACCGAGGTCACGGCGCCTTTCACGCCGGAGGGCGGTGCCTATGGCCACGGGCGGACCCACAGCCACGAACACGGGCATACGGCGCATGCGCACTGA
- the ureC gene encoding urease subunit alpha, with amino-acid sequence MPVSIPRAQYAAMYGPTTGDRVRLADTDLVIEVERDLTTYGEEVKFGGGKVIRDGMGQSQVTRAGGAVDTVITNALIVDHSGIYKADVALKDGLIHAIGKAGNPDTQPGVDIIIGPGTEIIAGEGRILTAGGIDSHIHFICPQQMEDSLHSGVTTCFGGGTGPAHGTLATTCTPGPWHIGRMLQAFDAIPMNVGLSGKGNASQPEALVEMVRAGASALKLHEDWGTTPAAIDCCLSVADDMDVQVMIHTDTLNESGFVEHTVKAMKGRTIHAFHTEGAGGGHAPDIIKICGESFVLPSSTNPTRPFTVNTLEEHLDMLMVCHHLDKSIPEDIAFAESRIRRETIAAEDILHDMGAFSIIASDSQAMGRVGEVLIRTWQTADKMKKQRGRLPEETGDNDNFRVRRYIAKYTINPAIAQGISHVVGSIAPGKRADLVLWSPAFFGVKPEMVLMGGTIVVAQMGDPNASIPTPQPVHTRPMFGAFGRSVEQSSVTFVSEAAQTDGIRATLGLAKQTVAVANTRSIGKADLLLNDATPEIEVHPETYEVRADGELLTCEPAEVLPMAQRYFMF; translated from the coding sequence ATGCCCGTTTCGATTCCCCGCGCGCAATACGCCGCCATGTACGGCCCCACCACCGGCGACCGGGTCAGGCTGGCGGACACCGACCTCGTGATCGAGGTGGAGCGCGACCTGACCACCTACGGCGAAGAAGTGAAGTTCGGCGGGGGCAAGGTCATCCGTGACGGCATGGGCCAGTCGCAGGTCACGCGCGCCGGTGGCGCCGTCGACACCGTCATCACCAATGCGCTGATCGTTGATCATTCCGGCATCTACAAGGCCGACGTGGCCCTGAAGGACGGGCTGATCCATGCCATCGGCAAGGCGGGCAACCCCGACACGCAACCGGGCGTGGACATCATCATCGGGCCGGGAACCGAGATCATCGCGGGCGAGGGCCGGATCCTGACCGCCGGTGGCATCGACAGCCACATCCACTTCATCTGCCCGCAACAGATGGAGGATTCGCTGCATTCCGGGGTCACCACCTGTTTCGGGGGCGGAACCGGTCCCGCGCACGGCACGCTTGCCACCACCTGCACGCCGGGGCCTTGGCACATCGGGCGGATGTTGCAGGCCTTCGACGCGATCCCGATGAACGTCGGGCTGTCGGGCAAGGGCAACGCCAGCCAGCCCGAGGCGCTGGTCGAGATGGTGAGGGCGGGCGCCTCGGCCCTGAAGCTGCACGAGGACTGGGGCACGACCCCGGCCGCCATCGACTGCTGCCTGTCGGTGGCCGACGACATGGATGTGCAGGTGATGATCCACACAGACACCCTGAACGAAAGCGGCTTCGTCGAGCACACGGTCAAGGCGATGAAGGGCCGCACCATCCACGCCTTCCACACCGAAGGCGCCGGGGGCGGCCATGCACCGGACATCATCAAGATCTGCGGTGAGAGCTTCGTGCTGCCGTCCTCCACCAACCCCACGCGCCCCTTCACGGTCAACACACTTGAAGAGCATCTGGACATGCTGATGGTCTGCCATCACCTCGACAAATCCATTCCGGAGGACATCGCCTTTGCGGAAAGCCGCATCCGGCGCGAGACCATCGCGGCGGAAGACATCCTGCATGACATGGGCGCTTTCAGCATCATCGCCTCCGACAGCCAGGCGATGGGCCGGGTGGGCGAGGTGCTGATCCGCACCTGGCAGACCGCCGACAAGATGAAGAAGCAACGCGGGCGGCTGCCCGAGGAGACGGGCGACAACGACAATTTCCGCGTCCGCCGCTACATCGCGAAGTACACGATCAACCCCGCAATCGCGCAGGGCATCTCGCATGTCGTCGGGTCCATCGCGCCGGGCAAGCGGGCGGACCTCGTGCTGTGGAGCCCGGCCTTCTTCGGGGTGAAGCCGGAAATGGTGCTGATGGGCGGAACCATCGTGGTGGCGCAGATGGGCGACCCCAACGCATCGATTCCCACGCCGCAACCGGTTCACACCCGGCCCATGTTCGGCGCCTTCGGGCGGTCGGTGGAACAGTCGAGCGTGACCTTCGTGTCGGAAGCGGCCCAAACCGACGGCATCCGCGCCACGCTGGGGCTGGCCAAGCAGACCGTCGCGGTCGCCAATACACGCAGCATCGGCAAGGCTGACCTGCTGCTGAACGACGCCACACCCGAGATCGAGGTGCACCCCGAAACCTACGAGGTCCGCGCCGATGGCGAACTGCTGACCTGCGAACCCGCCGAGGTGCTGCCGATGGCGCAGCGCTATTTCATGTTCTGA
- a CDS encoding urease subunit beta → MIPGEILPAAGDIVLNADREAITLMVANTGDRPVQVGSHYHFAETNPALDFDRVAALGRRLDIAAGTAIRFEPGQRREVALVPYGGDRVVYGFNGKVMGAL, encoded by the coding sequence ATGATTCCCGGAGAGATCCTGCCGGCCGCGGGGGATATCGTCCTCAACGCGGACCGCGAGGCGATCACGCTCATGGTCGCCAACACCGGCGACCGGCCGGTGCAGGTGGGCAGCCACTATCACTTCGCAGAAACCAACCCGGCGCTGGACTTCGACCGCGTGGCGGCACTGGGCCGGCGGCTGGACATCGCGGCGGGCACCGCGATCCGTTTCGAACCCGGCCAGCGACGCGAGGTCGCGCTGGTGCCCTACGGCGGCGACCGGGTGGTTTACGGTTTCAATGGCAAGGTGATGGGGGCGCTGTGA
- a CDS encoding urease subunit gamma → MQLTPREKDKLLVAMAAEVARKRLARGVRLNHPEAIALITDTVVEGARDGRSVADMMEAGGQVLTRDQCMEGIAEMIHEVQVEATFPDGTKLVTVHNPIR, encoded by the coding sequence ATGCAACTGACCCCACGGGAAAAGGACAAGCTTCTGGTGGCGATGGCCGCCGAAGTCGCGCGCAAACGGCTGGCACGGGGGGTCAGGCTGAACCATCCCGAGGCCATCGCGCTCATCACCGACACGGTGGTCGAGGGCGCGCGCGATGGCCGTTCCGTGGCCGACATGATGGAAGCGGGGGGGCAGGTACTGACCCGTGACCAGTGCATGGAAGGCATCGCCGAGATGATCCACGAGGTTCAGGTCGAAGCGACCTTTCCCGATGGCACCAAGCTGGTGACCGTCCACAACCCGATCCGCTGA
- a CDS encoding urease accessory protein UreD produces the protein MPQAFAQKFITVIRNRANCRPAPRIRLRRSDAPLRWPRTHLKGHAITAAAPQDWLDATPLQPRTRGSGQITVQADAEGVTRLSRLRQSGAMKLILPRVFRPDVEAVIVNTAGGVTGGDQLALAATARPGACLTLSTQAAERIYRAQPGETGRVATTLTVGQGARINWLPQETILFDHAALDRRLKVDLARDATFLMVETLVFGRAAMGEVLGNAHLRDRIAIDRDGAPLFRDGIALDGDVQAHLARPAIAGGAGAVATVVLAGVAADGFLAPLRALLPRDAGASLLPGGVLVARLLAADSFELRRALIPALLLLNDGRLPLNWRL, from the coding sequence ATGCCGCAGGCCTTTGCACAAAAATTCATCACGGTGATCCGAAACAGGGCGAATTGCCGCCCTGCGCCGCGCATTCGATTGCGGCGGTCGGACGCGCCGCTACGCTGGCCCCGCACGCACCTGAAAGGACACGCCATTACCGCCGCCGCACCACAGGACTGGCTCGACGCCACGCCGCTTCAGCCCCGCACGCGGGGCAGCGGGCAGATCACGGTGCAGGCGGACGCCGAGGGGGTCACGCGGCTGAGCCGGCTGCGCCAGTCGGGCGCCATGAAGCTGATCCTGCCCCGCGTGTTCCGCCCCGACGTCGAAGCCGTCATCGTCAACACGGCGGGCGGCGTCACTGGCGGAGACCAGCTGGCGCTCGCGGCCACGGCGCGGCCCGGGGCCTGCCTGACACTCAGCACCCAGGCGGCGGAGCGGATCTATCGCGCGCAGCCGGGCGAGACCGGCAGGGTGGCAACGACGCTGACCGTGGGGCAGGGCGCTCGTATCAACTGGTTGCCGCAAGAAACGATCCTGTTCGATCACGCCGCTCTGGACCGTCGGCTGAAGGTGGATCTTGCGCGGGATGCGACGTTCCTGATGGTCGAGACGCTGGTCTTCGGACGCGCGGCGATGGGCGAGGTGCTGGGCAACGCCCACTTGCGGGACCGCATCGCGATCGACCGGGACGGCGCGCCGCTGTTCCGCGACGGGATCGCGCTGGACGGTGATGTGCAGGCGCATCTGGCGCGTCCGGCCATCGCGGGCGGTGCAGGCGCGGTCGCGACCGTGGTCCTTGCCGGTGTGGCCGCCGACGGGTTTCTGGCGCCGTTGCGCGCCCTGTTGCCGCGCGACGCGGGGGCCAGCCTTCTGCCCGGCGGAGTGCTGGTGGCGCGGCTGCTGGCGGCGGACAGTTTCGAGCTGCGCCGCGCGCTGATCCCGGCACTGCTGCTGCTGAACGATGGCCGCCTGCCGCTGAACTGGAGACTTTAG
- a CDS encoding aldose epimerase family protein — translation MSAFDPLILRSDRLTARVLPYGASLVGLHFAGREGNLVLGFSDPQDHALIPVFAGAVVGPVANRITDGRLVLAGETHQMPRNEGTNTLHSGPDGLHARHWNVLAQDEARLHLGLTLPDGACGLPGTREISAAYTLDGDALTVILQARTDRLTAMNLAHHPYWTLDTAADVSTHRLRVAADHLLPVDASGLPTGEIRPVAETAHDFRAARPVPGDAPLDLNFCLSDTPAPQPRTVATLTGGDGVTLEIETDAPGLQVYNGAFLPDRPGAVSGGRGLRPFHAMALEPQFWPDAPTHDHFPSILLRPEDTWRQTTRYRILSAR, via the coding sequence ATGTCTGCATTTGACCCGCTCATCCTGCGCTCCGACCGTCTGACCGCGCGGGTTCTGCCCTACGGTGCGTCACTGGTCGGCCTGCACTTCGCAGGGCGGGAGGGGAACCTCGTGCTGGGCTTCTCCGACCCGCAGGATCACGCGCTGATCCCCGTCTTTGCCGGGGCCGTCGTGGGACCGGTGGCCAACCGGATCACGGACGGCCGGCTCGTCCTTGCGGGCGAGACCCACCAGATGCCCCGCAACGAGGGCACGAACACGCTGCATTCCGGTCCAGACGGTCTTCACGCCCGCCACTGGAACGTTCTCGCGCAGGACGAGGCACGGTTGCACCTTGGGCTGACCCTGCCGGACGGCGCTTGCGGTCTGCCCGGCACGCGCGAGATCAGCGCGGCATATACGCTCGACGGCGATGCGCTGACCGTCATCCTCCAAGCGCGGACGGACAGGCTGACGGCGATGAACCTCGCCCATCATCCCTACTGGACCCTCGACACCGCCGCCGACGTGTCGACCCACAGGCTGCGGGTGGCCGCCGACCACCTGCTGCCGGTGGACGCGAGCGGGCTGCCCACGGGCGAGATCCGGCCCGTTGCGGAGACGGCACATGATTTCCGCGCCGCGCGGCCCGTGCCCGGTGATGCGCCGCTCGACCTCAATTTCTGCCTTTCCGACACGCCGGCCCCACAACCGAGGACCGTGGCGACCCTGACCGGCGGCGACGGTGTCACGCTCGAAATCGAGACGGACGCGCCGGGCCTTCAGGTCTACAACGGCGCCTTCCTGCCCGACCGGCCCGGCGCGGTTTCCGGCGGGCGCGGGCTGAGACCGTTCCACGCCATGGCGCTGGAACCGCAATTCTGGCCGGATGCGCCGACGCATGACCATTTCCCGTCGATCCTGCTGCGGCCGGAAGACACGTGGCGACAGACGACCCGCTACAGGATCCTGTCGGCAAGATAA
- a CDS encoding DUF4112 domain-containing protein → MEEHAHADELARLRRLATRMDTAFRIPGTGIRFGWDAIIGLLPGVGDTLALAPSAYIIHKSHRLGAPKHVLARMVINSGIDLIVGAVPLIGDIFDVGWKSKIRNVDLLERHLREEAARAPRTDQVEGTLSSHHPNLRG, encoded by the coding sequence TTGGAAGAACACGCCCACGCCGATGAACTCGCCCGGCTGCGCCGCCTGGCCACGCGGATGGACACCGCCTTCCGGATCCCGGGAACGGGCATCCGCTTTGGTTGGGATGCGATCATCGGCCTGCTGCCGGGTGTCGGCGACACCCTGGCGCTCGCCCCGTCCGCCTACATCATTCACAAGTCCCACAGGCTCGGCGCACCGAAACACGTGCTGGCCCGCATGGTCATCAATTCGGGCATCGACCTGATCGTCGGCGCGGTGCCGCTGATCGGCGACATTTTCGACGTGGGCTGGAAATCCAAGATCCGCAACGTCGACCTTCTGGAACGCCACCTGCGCGAAGAAGCCGCCCGTGCGCCCCGCACCGATCAGGTCGAAGGGACCCTGTCGTCGCATCACCCGAACCTGCGCGGATGA
- the ndk gene encoding nucleoside-diphosphate kinase, which translates to MALERTFSIIKPDATRRNLTGAINKKFEDAGLRIVAQKRIHLTKAQAGEFYKVHAERPFYDELCEFMASAPIVAQVLEGEGAIAKNREVMGATNPADAEAGTIRAEFAESVGENSVHGSDAPETAAVEIAYFFSGLELVG; encoded by the coding sequence ATGGCACTTGAGCGCACGTTTTCGATCATCAAGCCCGACGCCACCCGCCGCAACCTGACCGGCGCGATCAACAAGAAGTTCGAGGACGCAGGTCTGCGCATCGTGGCGCAGAAGCGGATTCACCTGACCAAGGCGCAGGCGGGCGAATTCTACAAGGTGCACGCCGAGCGTCCCTTCTATGACGAACTGTGCGAGTTCATGGCTTCCGCCCCGATCGTGGCGCAGGTGCTGGAAGGCGAGGGCGCCATTGCCAAGAACCGTGAAGTGATGGGCGCGACCAACCCCGCCGACGCCGAAGCCGGCACCATCCGCGCCGAATTCGCCGAAAGCGTTGGCGAGAATTCCGTGCACGGGTCGGACGCCCCCGAAACCGCGGCGGTCGAGATCGCCTATTTCTTCTCGGGCCTCGAACTGGTCGGCTGA